The Streptomyces achromogenes DNA segment ATGACCGACGTGAGCCCCGTTCTGACCGTGGCCGCCGACGGAGATGTCCGCATCGTCACGCTGAACCGCCCCGACCGCCTCAACGGCGTCTCGGCGGAGCTCCACCTCCGGCTGTCCCAGGTCTGGCGCGAGCTCGCGGAGGACGCCGGAGCGCGGGCGGTCGTCCTCACCGGGGCGGGCCGGGCGTTCAGCGCGGGCGGCGACTTCGACCATCTGCTGCGCCATCACGACGACCCGGAGCTGCGCGAGCGGTCCATCCGGCTCGACCGGACCATCCAGACGGACATGATCCGCTTCCCGCTGCCCGTCGTCGCGGCCGTCAACGGCCCCGCGGTGGGTCTGGGCTGCTCTCTCGCGCTGGGGTGCGACCTCGTGCTCATGGCCGAGGACGCCTACCTCGCGGACCCGCACATCTCGGTGGGCCTGGTGGCGGGCGACGGCGGAGTGACCCTCTGGCCGCTGCTGACGAGCCTGCTGCGCGTGAAGGAGTACCTGTTCACGGGGGACCGCATCCCGGCCGCCACCGCCGTCGAACTCGGCCTGGCCAACCGGACCGTCCCGGGCCCCGACCTCATGGGCGAGGCCCTCACACTGGCCCACCGGCTCGCCGCGCAGCCCCCGGAGGCGCTGCGCGCCACGAAGGCGGCGCTCGCGGCGGTGGTCGAGCAGGTCTCGCGGGGCGGCATGGAGGCGGCGCTGCTGGCCGAGCGCTCCACCATGACCAGCCCCGACCACATCCGCATCGTGAGCGACCTCGCCGCCCGGGCGAGCCGCCGTCCCAGCGCCGCCGAGGAGGGCTGAGCGTGGAACGCGACGAGTTCACGCTGGTTCGCGACATGCTGCGGGCATTCGCGACCCGCTTCCGCAGCGGCTCAGCCGACGACGTCAAGGCCCAGACTCGCACGGACGCACAGCGGGCCTTGGACGAGCTCGGCCTGACCGGCCTCCGCCGCACCTCCCCGCCGGCCGCCACCGCGCAGGAGTGCGCCCTTCTCGCCGAGGAGCACGGCCGGCAGCCCCTGACCACGTCCCTGCTCGGCACGGCGCTGCTCGCCCCCGAGCTGCTGCGTCTCCTCGACGAGGGCGAGCGGGCCGAGCCCGTCCACGGCGCCCGCCCCACCGTCGCCCTCGCCGGCGACCTGCGCTTCCCGGACCGCGATGCGGTCGGCCTCGTCGCCTGGGACTGCGACGGCGCGGACACGGCGCTCCTCGTACATGCCGAAGGCCGCGTGACCGAGCACGAACTGGGAAGCCCGGCACCGACCGCGGACCTGCTGCGCGGTGTGCGGCGGGCCTCGGCCGAGGGCCGGCCCGTCGGCCGGATCACCCCGGGCGCACACCGGAGCTGGCAGGCATACGCCCTGGTCGTGGTCGCGAGCGAACTCGTGGGGGCAGCCCGTGCGTTCGTCGAGCAGAGCGTGGACTACGCCCGCGAACGCCACCAGTACGGACAGCCGATCGGCTCCTTCCAGGCCGTGCAGCACCAGATCGCCGACGCCACCGTCCTCGTGGAGGCCTGCACCAGCGCCACCCGCTACGCCGCGTGGTGCCTGGACAGCGAAACGCCGGGCCGTGCGCTGACCGCGGCCCGCGTGGCCAAGGCAGAGGTCAACTCCTCGGCCGTGGAAGCCGTGTACGCCGGGATGCAGGTGTTCGGCGGGATCGCCCAGACCTGGGAGCACGTAGCCCACCTGTACCTGCGCCGAGCCCTCGTCGGAGCGACCACGCTCGCGACCACGTCCGACCTGCTGACCGTCCTGGCCGCACCGGAGGGGACGCGATGACGGACACTCCCCTGAACTTCGGCGACCCCGAGGACCTGGAACGCCTGCGCCACGACTTCCGCGCCTGGCTGGCCGGCCACCCGCTGCCCGAACGGCCCGCCGACGAACCACTTCCCGTGTTCCTGCACCGCTGGCACCGCCAACTGCACTCCGGCGGCTGGGTCGGCCTCGACGTCCCGGAGCAGTACGGCGGCCGGGGTCTGACCGCGCTGCACCAGGTCACGGTCAGCGACGAACTGGGGGCGCGGGGCGCGCCCGGTGTCCCCCGCATCGGCTATCTCGCCCACGCCCTGCTGCGGTTCGGCTCCGAGGAGCAGCGCCGCCGGCTGCTGCCGCGCATGCTCTCCGGTGACGACGTGTGGTGCCAGGGCTTCAGCGAGCCCGGCGCCGGCTCGGACCTGGCCGGCATGAGCACCTACGCCGAGCGCCGCCCGGAGGGCCACTACATCGTCAACGGCCAGAAGCTCTGGACGAGTTACGCCCAGTACTCCGGCCTCTGCCTGCTCCTGGCCCGCACTGATCGCGCCGCTCCGGCCCACACCTCCATCTCGGCCTTCCTGCTGCCTCTGGACCGCCCCGGCGTGACCGTACGGCCGCTGCGTGCGGCGAACGGCGACGACGAGTTCTGCGAACTGTTCCTCGACGACGTGCGCCTGGAGGAGTTCGAACGGATCGGTGCCGAGGGCGACGGCTGGCCACTGGCGATGACCACGGTGGCGTACGAGCGCAACGCGCAGGACACCGGCCACCTGTCGAAGTACGGGCTGCTGATCGAACGGCTGCGCCGCGCCGCGCACGAGCGTCGCGGCACGCTCCCGGACGGACTGCTGTCGGACATCGGCCGCTGTGCCGTCGACTACCAGGTCCTTGTCGCCCACGCGCGGCGCCGCACCGCCGAGCGCCTCGCCGGGCAGAGCGCGGGACCGGAGTCCTCCGTGGACAAGCTGCTCATGACCCGCGCCGAACAGCGCCTGTACGAGACGGCGCTGAAGGTCTTCCCCGAGGAACTGTACGGGGAGGGCGGCGAGGTCCTGGGCGACTACTTCTACTCGCGGGCCGCGTCCGTGTACGGCGGCACGTCCCAGATCCAGCGGAACATCATCGCCAAGCGGCTGCTGGGCCTGCCCGTCGGCCCTCGTGCCTGATCGGAGCCCCGTCATGCGACACGACCTGGAATTTCTCTCCATTCCGAACGTGGTGAGAGTCGCCGCGCGGCGGTTCGGTGACGCCCCGGCCCTCATCGACGGCGAACTGCGCCTCACCTTCCGGGAACTGGAAGCCCGGATGGTCCAGGCGGTGCGTTCGGCGCTCGCGCTCGGCATCGGCCCGGGTGACCGGGTCGGCCTGTGCGCACCGAACTCGGTCGAGTGGATCGTGACAGCCCTCGGCATCCAGGGCGCGGGAGGTGTCGTCGTACCGCTCAACACCCGCTTCAAGGCGACCGAGATCTCCTACATCCTGCGGAAGTCCGGCGCGAAGGCGCTGTTCGCGGCCGCGTCGTTCCTCGGCACCGACTACATCGCGGACTTGAGGCGCGCCGACCCCGAACTGCCCGCGCTGCGGACCGCGGTGTCGATGCCGGGTGGCGCGGAGGGCCTGTACTGGAGTCAGTTCCTCGCGCATGGCGAGGAGTGCCCCGAGGCTGCCGCCCAGGAGTCCATCGACCGGCTCACCCCGGATCACGTCTCCGACGTGATGTTCACCTCCGGCACAACCGGCCACCCCAAGGGCGTGATCCTCACCCACGGGCAGACACTGCGAGCGTACGGCTGGATGTCCACCGAGTACACCTTCGACGCATCCGACAGCTTCCTGGTCATCCCGCCGTTCTTCCACTGCTTCGGCTACAAGGCGGGCTGGCTCGCCTCGCTGATGCACGGGGTGACCGTGATCCCCATGGCCGTCTTCGACGCGGGGCGCGCCCTCGAAATCGTTCAAGGAGAGCGGGTGAGCATCGTCCTCGGCCCGCCGACCATCTTCCACGACCTGCTGAACCATCCGCAGCGGTCCTTGTACGACCTGTCGTCCCTGCGGGTGTCCATGACGGGCGGCACGACCGTCCCACAGTCGCTGATCCGGGCGATGAAGAAGGATCTGTCCTTCGACATCGTGCTGAGCGCCTACGGGCTCACGGAGTCAACGGCGCTGGTCACCACGACCAGGGTCGGGGACAGCGAGGAGACGGTGGCCCGCACCACCGGGCGTCCGATCCCGGACGTCGAGGTCCGGATCGCCGACGAAACCGGGCAGGACGTGCCGGCGGGCGAGGAGGGGGAGGTCCTGGTTCGCGGCTACAACGTCACGCGCGGCTACTGGGACGACCCCGCGGCCACCGCCGAGACGATCGACCGCGACGGCTGGCTGCATACCGGCGACATCGGCCGCCTCGACCCGGACGGCAACCTGGCGATCGTCGACCGGAAGAAGGAGATGTTCATCGTGGGCGGCTTCAACGCCTACCCGGCCGAGATCGAGAAGCTGCTCCTCGACTACGAGCCGATAGCGCAGGCGGCGGTGATCGGGGTTCCGGACGAGCGGCTCGGCGAGGTCGGCTGCGCCTTCGTCGTGCCGAGGCCGGGCGCGGACGTCACGGCGGAGGACGTGATCTCCTGGGCCCGGGACCACATGGCCAACTTCAAGGTGCCCCGCCGGGTACGCTTCGTGGACCACCTGCCGCGCAACGCCAGCCAGAAGGTCCTCAAGCACGAGCTGCGCGCGCGGCTGGGGAGTTGACCCGGTGACGAACGGCGGCCCCCTCGCGGGGATCACGGTGGTGGCACTGGAGCAGGCCGTCTCGGCCCCGATGTGCACGCGCACGCTCGGCGACTTCGGTGCCCGGGTGATCAAGGTGGAGAACCCGAAGGGCGGTGACTTCGCACGGCACTACGACGACGTGGTCGGCGGCCTCGCGGCCCACTTCGTCTGGGCCAACCGGGGCAAGGAGTCGGTGGCCCTGGACCTGAAGTCGGACGGCGGGCAGGCGGTCCTGCACCGGCTGCTGGAGCGCACCGACGTCCTGGTCTCCAACCTCACCCCCGGCACGACGGCCAAGCTGGGCCTGGCCCCCGCCGACCTGGAGGTGCGCCACCCGGACCTGATCGCCGTGGAGATCGACGGATACGGCCCCGGCGGGCCCCTCTCCCACAAACGCGCCTACGACCTCCTGGTCCAGGCAGAGTCCGGAGCCTGCTCGGTGACCGGCCGGGAGGGTGCTCCCGCCAAGCCGGGCCCCCCGGTCGCGGACGTGTGCAGTGGGCTGTACGCGGCGCTGTCGGTGCTGGCGCTGCTGTACGCCCGGCGGCCGGGGCAGGTGGCGGTAAGCCTGTTCGACACCATGGCCGAACTGATGGGCTACCCGCTGACCTACACCCGCCACTCGGGGGTCGAGCAGCAGCCGCTCGGTATGAGTTCGCCCGCCGTGTCCCCCTACGGCGCCTACCGCACGGCCGACGGGCAGACGGTCGTGCTCGGCACCACGAACGACCGCGAATGGCAGCGGCTGGCGAAGGAGTTGCTGGGCCGGCCGGACCTGGCGGACGACGAGCGGTTCCGCACGAACGCCGGACGGGTGGAGCACCGCGAGGTTCTCGACGCCGCGATCGGCGACTGGTGTGCGCGGTACGACCTGGGTCACGTTCAGGAGCGGGCCGACGCGGCCGGGATCGGCAACTCCCGCTACAACACGGTCACCGATGTTCTCGACCATCCCCATCTGGCTGCCCGCGACCGCTGGCGGAAGGTCGGCACACCGTCGGGGCCGGTGCCCGCGCTGCTGCCGCCGCCCGTGATCGCCGGGTTCGACCCGCCGATGGGCGCGGTCCCCGGGCTCGGCGAACACACGGACGCCCTGCTGGCCGAACTCGGCTACACACAGCCGGAGATCGCCGCCCTGCGGGCGCGGGGGGCGGTCAGGTGAGCGTGCTGCTGACGAGCGACGCCGGCGGCGTGCGGACACTGACCCTGAACCGGCCGCACCGCAGGAACGCCATCGACGCCGAGCTGTGGGAGGCCCTGCGTGAAGCCCTCGCGGCGGCGGGCGGCGACCGGTCCGTCCGGGCGCTGGTCCTGACCGGGGCGGGCGGCGCGTTCTGCTCCGGTGCGGACATTCCCGAGCGGGTCAGCAGCGCCCACCCGCTGTACCGGATGCGGCCCCTGACCGAGGTGACGCTGCTGCTGCACGAAACTGCCCGTGCCCACGGTCGCCAAGGTGACGGGGGCGGCGGTGGGAGCGGGCTGGAACCTGGCGCTCGGCTGCGATCTGGTGGTCGCCACGCCCCAGGCGCGCTTCTCGCAGATCTTCGCC contains these protein-coding regions:
- a CDS encoding enoyl-CoA hydratase/isomerase family protein encodes the protein MTDVSPVLTVAADGDVRIVTLNRPDRLNGVSAELHLRLSQVWRELAEDAGARAVVLTGAGRAFSAGGDFDHLLRHHDDPELRERSIRLDRTIQTDMIRFPLPVVAAVNGPAVGLGCSLALGCDLVLMAEDAYLADPHISVGLVAGDGGVTLWPLLTSLLRVKEYLFTGDRIPAATAVELGLANRTVPGPDLMGEALTLAHRLAAQPPEALRATKAALAAVVEQVSRGGMEAALLAERSTMTSPDHIRIVSDLAARASRRPSAAEEG
- a CDS encoding acyl-CoA dehydrogenase family protein; amino-acid sequence: MERDEFTLVRDMLRAFATRFRSGSADDVKAQTRTDAQRALDELGLTGLRRTSPPAATAQECALLAEEHGRQPLTTSLLGTALLAPELLRLLDEGERAEPVHGARPTVALAGDLRFPDRDAVGLVAWDCDGADTALLVHAEGRVTEHELGSPAPTADLLRGVRRASAEGRPVGRITPGAHRSWQAYALVVVASELVGAARAFVEQSVDYARERHQYGQPIGSFQAVQHQIADATVLVEACTSATRYAAWCLDSETPGRALTAARVAKAEVNSSAVEAVYAGMQVFGGIAQTWEHVAHLYLRRALVGATTLATTSDLLTVLAAPEGTR
- a CDS encoding acyl-CoA dehydrogenase family protein; translation: MTDTPLNFGDPEDLERLRHDFRAWLAGHPLPERPADEPLPVFLHRWHRQLHSGGWVGLDVPEQYGGRGLTALHQVTVSDELGARGAPGVPRIGYLAHALLRFGSEEQRRRLLPRMLSGDDVWCQGFSEPGAGSDLAGMSTYAERRPEGHYIVNGQKLWTSYAQYSGLCLLLARTDRAAPAHTSISAFLLPLDRPGVTVRPLRAANGDDEFCELFLDDVRLEEFERIGAEGDGWPLAMTTVAYERNAQDTGHLSKYGLLIERLRRAAHERRGTLPDGLLSDIGRCAVDYQVLVAHARRRTAERLAGQSAGPESSVDKLLMTRAEQRLYETALKVFPEELYGEGGEVLGDYFYSRAASVYGGTSQIQRNIIAKRLLGLPVGPRA
- a CDS encoding FadD3 family acyl-CoA ligase, which codes for MRHDLEFLSIPNVVRVAARRFGDAPALIDGELRLTFRELEARMVQAVRSALALGIGPGDRVGLCAPNSVEWIVTALGIQGAGGVVVPLNTRFKATEISYILRKSGAKALFAAASFLGTDYIADLRRADPELPALRTAVSMPGGAEGLYWSQFLAHGEECPEAAAQESIDRLTPDHVSDVMFTSGTTGHPKGVILTHGQTLRAYGWMSTEYTFDASDSFLVIPPFFHCFGYKAGWLASLMHGVTVIPMAVFDAGRALEIVQGERVSIVLGPPTIFHDLLNHPQRSLYDLSSLRVSMTGGTTVPQSLIRAMKKDLSFDIVLSAYGLTESTALVTTTRVGDSEETVARTTGRPIPDVEVRIADETGQDVPAGEEGEVLVRGYNVTRGYWDDPAATAETIDRDGWLHTGDIGRLDPDGNLAIVDRKKEMFIVGGFNAYPAEIEKLLLDYEPIAQAAVIGVPDERLGEVGCAFVVPRPGADVTAEDVISWARDHMANFKVPRRVRFVDHLPRNASQKVLKHELRARLGS
- a CDS encoding CaiB/BaiF CoA transferase family protein, whose product is MTNGGPLAGITVVALEQAVSAPMCTRTLGDFGARVIKVENPKGGDFARHYDDVVGGLAAHFVWANRGKESVALDLKSDGGQAVLHRLLERTDVLVSNLTPGTTAKLGLAPADLEVRHPDLIAVEIDGYGPGGPLSHKRAYDLLVQAESGACSVTGREGAPAKPGPPVADVCSGLYAALSVLALLYARRPGQVAVSLFDTMAELMGYPLTYTRHSGVEQQPLGMSSPAVSPYGAYRTADGQTVVLGTTNDREWQRLAKELLGRPDLADDERFRTNAGRVEHREVLDAAIGDWCARYDLGHVQERADAAGIGNSRYNTVTDVLDHPHLAARDRWRKVGTPSGPVPALLPPPVIAGFDPPMGAVPGLGEHTDALLAELGYTQPEIAALRARGAVR